From a single Equus asinus isolate D_3611 breed Donkey chromosome 2, EquAss-T2T_v2, whole genome shotgun sequence genomic region:
- the LOC106830631 gene encoding cadherin-23 isoform X2: MVKSPLNRELVATYEVTLSVIDNASDLPERSVSVPNAKLTVNILDVNDNTPQFKPFGITYYTERILEGATLGTTLIAVAAVDPDKGLNGLITYTLLDLMPPGYVQLEDSSAGKVIANRTVDYEEVHWLNFTVRASDNGSPPRAAEIPVYLEIVDINDNNPIFDQPSYQEAVFEDVPVGTVILTVTATDADSGNFALVEYSLGDGEGKFAINPVTGDIYVLSSLDREKKDHYILTALAKDNPGDAASNRRENSVQVVIQVLDINDCRPQFSKPQFSASVYENEPAGTSVITMMATDQDEGSNGELAYSLEGPGVEAFYVDIDSGLVTTKRPLQSYERFNLTVVATDGGQPPLWGTTMLLVEVIDVNDNRPIFVRPPNGTILHIREEIPLRSNVYEVYATDKDEGLNGAVRYSFLKTAGNRDWEYFTIDPISGLIQTAQRLDREKQAVYSLILVASDLGQPVPYETMQPLQVALEDIDDNEPLFVRPPKGSPQYQLLTVPEHSPHGTLVGNVTGAVDADEGPNAIVYYFIAAGNEEKNFHLHPDGRLLVLRDLDREREAVFSFVVKASSNRSWTLPRGPSPALDLVTDLTLQEVRVVLEDINDQPPRFTKAEYTAGVATDAKVGSELIQVLALDADIGNNSLVFYSILAIHYFRALANDSEDMGQVFTMGSMDGILRTFDLFMAYSPGYFVVDIVARDLAGHNDTAVIGIYILRDDQRVKIVINEIPDRVRDFEEEFIRLLSNITGAIVNTDDVQFHVDKKGRVNFAQTELLIHVVNRETNRILDVDRVIQMIDENKEQLRNLFRNYNVLDVQPAISVRLPDDMSALQMVIIVLAILLFLAAMLFILMNWYYRTIHKRKLKAIVAGSAGNRGFIDIMDMPNTNKYSFDGANPVWLDPFCRNLELAAQAEHEDDLPENLSEIADLWNSPTRTHGTFGREPAAVKPDDDRYLRAAIQEYDNIAKLGQIIREGPIKLIPTELEEEPGECSPGQGSLRFCHKPPTELKGPDGIHMVHGSTGTLLATDLNSLPEDDQKGLGRSLETLTAAEASAFERNARTESAKSTPLHKLRDVIMESPLEITEL; the protein is encoded by the exons ATGGTGAAGTCCCCCCTGAACCGGGAACTGGTTGCCACCTATGAGGTCACTCTCTCAGTGATTGACAATGCGAGTGACCTACCAGAGCGCTCTGTCAGTGTGCCAAATG CCAAGCTGACAGTCAACATCCTGGACGTCAATGACAATACACCCCAGTTCAAGCCCTTCGGGATCACCTACTACACAGAGCGGATCCTGGAGGGGGCCACCCTGGGCACCACACTCATCGCTGTGGCAGCTGTGGACCCTGACAAGGGCCTCAATGGGCTGATCACCTACACGCTGCTGGACCTGATGCCCCCAGGCTACGTCCAGCTGGAAGACTCCTCAGCAG GGAAGGTCATTGCCAACCGGACGGTGGACTATGAGGAAGTGCACTGGCTCAACTTTACAGTGAGGGCCTCAGACAATGGGTCCCCACCCCGGGCAGCTGAGATCCCTGTCTACCTGGAGATTGTGGACATCAATGACAACAACCCCATTTTTGATCAGCCCTCCTACCAG GAGGCCGTCTTTGAGGATGTGCCTGTGGGCACAGTCATCCTGACAGTCACTGCTACTGATGCCGACTCAGGCAACTTTGCCCTCGTTGAGTACAGCCTCGGGGATGGAGAGGGCAAGTTTGCCATCAACCCCGTTACG GGTGACATCTATGTGCTGTCCTCTCTGGACCGGGAGAAGAAGGACCACTATATCCTGACTGCCTTGGCCAAAGACAACCCTGGGGATGCAGCCAGCAACCGACGAGAAAATTCAGTGCAG GTGGTGATCCAGGTACTGGACATCAATGACTGCCGGCCACAGTTCTCCAAACCCCAGTTCAGCGCTAGCGTGTATGAGAATGAGCCAGCAGGTACCTCAGTCATCACCATGATGGCCACAGACCAGGATGAGGGCTCCAATGGGGAGTTGGCCTACTCACTGGAGGGCCCTGGAGTGG AGGCCTTCTACGTGGACATAGACTCAGGCCTGGTGACCACAAAGCGGCCACTGCAGTCCTACGAAAGGTTCAACCTGACCGTGGTGGCCACGGATGGTGGACAGCCCCCACTCTGGGGCACCACTATGCTCCTGGTGGAGGTCATCGACGTCAATGACAACCGCCCCATCTTCGTGCGCCCACCCAACGGCACCATCCTCCACATCAGAGAG GAGATCCCGCTGCGCTCCAATGTGTACGAAGTCTACGCCACAGACAAGGACGAGGGCCTCAACGGGGCCGTGCGCTACAGCTTTCTGAAGACGGCGGGCAACCGGGACTGGGAGTACTTCACCATCGACCCAATTAGCGGCCTCATCCAGACCGCGCAGCGCCTGGACCGCGAGAAGCAGGCGGTGTACAGC CTTATCCTGGTGGCCAGTGACCTGGGCCAGCCGGTGCCATACGAGACGATGCAGCCACTGCAGGTGGCCCTGGAGGACATCGACGACAATGAACCCCTCTTCGTGAGGCCTCCG AAAGGCAGCCCCCAGTACCAGCTGTTGACAGTGCCTGAGCACTCCCCACATGGCACCCTCGTGGGCAACGTGACAGGCGCCGTGGACGCAGATGAAGGCCCCAATGCCATCGTGTACTACTTCATCGCAG CCGGCAACGAAGAGAAGAACTTCCATCTGCATCCCGATGGGCGTCTGCTTGTGCTGCGGGACCTGGACAGGGAGCGTGAAGCCGTCTTCTCCTTCGTTGTCAAGGCTTCAAGCAATCGCAGCTGGACACTTCCCCGTGGGCCTTCCCCAGCCCTCGACCTGGTCACTGACCTCACCCTGCAGGAGGTGCGCGTTGTACTAGAGGACATCAATGACCAGCCGCCACGCTTCACCAAGGCTGAGTACACTGCAG GAGTGGCCACTGATGCAAAGGTGGGCTCGGAGTTGATCCAGGTCCTGGCCCTGGATGCAGACATTGGCAACAACAGCCTGGTCTTCTACAGCATCCTGGCCATCCACTACTTCCGGGCCCTTGCCAACGACTCTGAGGACATGGGCCAGGTTTTCACCATGG GGAGCATGGATGGCATCCTGCGCACCTTCGACCTCTTCATGGCCTACAGCCCTGGCTACTTTGTGGTGGACATTGTGGCCCGGGACCTGGCAGGCCATAATGACACGGCTGTCATCGGCATCTACATCCTGAGGGATGACCAGCGTGTCAAGATCGTCATTAATGAGATCCCCGACCGTGTGCGTGACTTTGAGGAGGAATTTATCCGCCTGCTCTCCAACATCACTGGTGCCATTGTCAACACAGATGACGTGCAG TTCCACGTGGACAAGAAGGGTCGAGTGAACTTCGCACAGACAGAGCTGCTCATCCACGTGGTGAACCGTGAGACCAACCGCATCCTGGATGTGGACCG GGTGATCCAGATGATTGACGAGAACAAGGAACAGCTGCGGAATCTGTTCCGGAACTACAACGTCCTGGATGTGCAGCCTGCCATCTCTGTCCGGCTGCCCGACGACATGTCTGCCCTGCAG ATGGTGATCATTGTCCTGGCCATTCTCCTGTTCCTGGCTGCCATGCTCTTCATCCTCATGAACTGGTACTACAGGACCAT aCACAAGAGGAAGCTCAAAGCCATTGTGGCTGGCTCGGCGG GGAATCGTGGCTTCATTGACATCATGGACATGCCCAACACCAACAAGTATTCTTTTGACGG GGCCAATCCCGTGTGGCTGGATCCTTTCTGCCGAAACCTGGAGCTGGCCGCCCAGGCCGAGCACGAGGACGACCTGCCGGAGAACCTGAGTGAGATCGCCGACCTGTGGAACAGCCCCACCCGCACCCAC GGAACTTTTGGGCGTGAACCAGCAGCGGTCAAGCCTGACGACGACCGGTACCTGCGGGCAGCCATCCAGGAGTATGACAACATTGCCAAGCTGGGCCAGATCATTCGAGAGGGGCCCATCAAG CTGATCCCGActgagctggaggaggagccaggagagtGCAGCCCTGGCCAGGGCAGCCTGCGCTTCTGCCACAAGCCACCGACAGAGCTCAAGGGGCCGGATGGGATCCACATGGTGCATGGCAGCACGGGCACGCTGCTGGCCACTGACCTCAACAGCCTGCCCGAGGATGACCAGAAGGGCCTGGGTCGCTCGCTGGAGACCCTGACGGCCGCTGAGGCCAGCGCCTTCGAGCGCAACGCCCGCACAGAGTCCGCCAAATCCACGCCCCTGCACAAGCTTCGCGATGTCATCATGGAGAGTCCCCTGGAGATCACTGAGTTATGA